A DNA window from Pleuronectes platessa chromosome 19, fPlePla1.1, whole genome shotgun sequence contains the following coding sequences:
- the lpar1 gene encoding lysophosphatidic acid receptor 1 produces MEEEQCYYNETIAFFYNRSGKNLTTEWNTVSRLVMGLGITVCIFIMLANLLVMVAIYVNRRFHFPIYYLMANLAAADFFAGLAYFYLMFNTGPNTRRLTVSTWLLRQGLIDTSLTASVANLLAIAIERHITVFRMQLHTRMSNRRVVVVIVIIWTMSIVMGAIPSVGWNCICSLTTCSNMAPLYSNSYLIFWAVFNLVTFVVMVTLYAHIFVYVRQRTMRMSRHSSGPRRNRDTMMSLLKTVAIVLGAFIICWTPGLVILLLDVFCANCNVLTYEKFFLLLAEFNSAMNPIIYSYRDKEMSATFRQILCCQRQENVNGTVAEGSDRSASSVNHTVLSGSGAHHQHPKHPQHPHHHHNEHSVV; encoded by the exons ATGGAGGAGGAACAGTGCTACTACAACGAGACCATCGCCTTCTTCTACAACCGCAGTGGGAAGAACCTGACGACCGAATGGAACACGGTCAGCCGGCTGGTGATGGGCCTGGGCATCACCGTGTGCATCTTCATCATGCTCGCCAACCTCCTGGTGATGGTCGCCATCTACGTCAACAGGAGGTTCCACTTCCCCATCTACTACCTGATGGCCAACCTGGCAGCTGCTGACTTCTTCGCCGGACTGGCCTACTTCTACTTGATGTTCAACACGGGGCCGAACACCAGGCGGCTGACCGTCTCCACGTGGCTGCTTCGCCAGGGCCTGATCGACACCAGCCTGACGGCGTCCGTGGCCAACCTGCTCGCCATCGCCATCGAGCGCCACATCACCGTGTTCCGCATGCAGCTGCACACGCGCATGAGCAACCGGCGTGTTGTGGTGGTGATTGTTATAATCTGGACCATGTCCATAGTCATGGGCGCCATCCCGAGTGTCGGCTGGAACTGTATCTGTAGTCTGACCACTTGCTCCAACATGGCGCCGCTGTACAGCAACTCCTACCTGATCTTCTGGGCGGTGTTTAACCTGGTGACCTTTGTTGTGATGGTGACGCTGTACGCACACATCTTTGTGTACGTGCGGCAGAGGACCATGAGGATGTCGCGGCACAGCTCGGGACCCCGACGCAACCGGGACACCATGATGTCGCTGTTGAAGACCGTGGCCATTGTGTTGG GTGCCTTCATCATCTGCTGGACCCCCGGCctcgtcatcctcctcctcgacGTCTTCTGCGCCAACTGCAACGTCCTCACCTACGAGaagttcttcctcctcctcgccgaGTTCAACTCCGCCATGAACCCCATCATCTACTCCTACCGCGACAAGGAGATGAGCGCCACCTTCAGGCAGATCCTGTGCTGCCAGCGGCAGGAGAACGTCAACGGCACGGTGGCGGAAGGGTCGGACCGCTCGGCCTCGTCCGTGAACCACACGGTGCTCAGCGGCAGCGGTGCGCACCACCAGCACCCCAAGCACCCCCAGCACCCCCACCATCACCACAACGAACACTCAGTAGTGTAA
- the musk gene encoding muscle, skeletal receptor tyrosine-protein kinase yields MKTVEPLGVIKILVVLVLVTSSYSLQRAPRIITLLETVDVLLDHNATFICEVQSRPPADIMWTKNNQPIMYDPRYITKEQGQMLIVPHVRESDNGEYCCLANNGIGESAKSCGALQLKMKPQIKRHPTNLTLLLESKAVLPCVTLGNPKPDVTWIKDDELIKITDRVTILDYGALKIHNIQKEDAGQYRCVARNSFGLAFSKPVTIEVQAPARILRVPKEKRVAYGSQISLDCNATGNPIPTITWLENGNTVSGASVEETLVGEVVLSVLKVTVNKPALFTCLASNRHNAGANTVKATARVTVEEWRLYKGVTGYCSAYRGDVCRNLLRDDSLVFFNSSLSDPEDMQEYLVQSWSGELEGLSSTCGPALRSLLCHASFPDCNPSGLGPAPKPICREHCMAVKELYCHKEWSVLESSILFQPGHFSSGIGPHTPSSLLPKCQALPSLHSDPEACTYVPFVDIKRDQITTTCYNDRGRFYQGSVNVTRSGIPCQPWSQQVPHQHRLSVDVIPELRSSDSHCRNPGGISDKPWCYTSNPNIRWEYCAVLHCGEADTAPVTKPESQGPRQPARPPPTSPVSSPAYSMSVIVIILTGVAAAVFLFISFLACRRRRKQCRNRKRAMETPTLSALPSELLLDRLHPNPMYQRVPLLLNSKLLALEYPRNNIQYVRDIGEGAFGRVFQARAPALRPMETFTMVAVKMLKEEASADMQNDFQREAALMAQFDHPNIVRLLGVCAVGKPMCLMFEYMAHGDLNEFLRRRSPTQSVHTLSCASLSGRSFSTESDAGPLAGGELLSISKQIAAGMAYLSERKFVHRDLATRNCLVREEMVVKIADFGLSRNIYSADYYKANENDAIPIRWMPPESIFYNRYTTESDVWAYGVVLWEIFSHGMQPYYGMGHEEVIYYVRDGHILSCPENCPLELYNLMRLCWSTQSADRPSFCSIHRIMERMHQNMMSVNAEAEADC; encoded by the exons CCCCTCGTATCATCACCTTACTAGAGACAGTGGATGTGCTTCTGGATCACAATGCCACCTTCATCTGTGAGGTGCAGTCACGACCTCCTGCTGACATCATGTGGACCAAGAACAACCAGCCGATCAT GTACGACCCCCGCTACATCACCAAGGAGCAGGGCCAGATGCTGATCGTCCCTCATGTGAGGGAATCAGATAACGGGGAATACTGCTGCCTTGCCAATAACGGCATCGGGGAGTCGGCCAAGAGCTGTGGAGCGCTGCAGCTTAAGATGA AACCTCAGATCAAGCGTCATCCCACCAACCTGACGCTTCTGCTGGAGTCCAAAGCCGTGCTGCCCTGCGTGACGCTCGGAAATCCCAAACCAGATGTCACCTGGATCAAAGATGACGAGCTCATTAAG ATCACTGACCGCGTGACCATCCTCGACTACGGTGCGTTGAAGATTCACAACATCCAGAAGGAGGACGCAGGGCAGTATCGCTGTGTGGCCAGGAACAGCTTCGGTTTGGCCTTTTCAAAGCCGGTCACTATCGAGGTTCAGG CTCCGGCTCGAATCCTGCGGGTTCCAAAGGAGAAGAGAGTGGCGTATGGCAGCCAGATCAGCCTGGACTGTAACGCCACGGGGAATCCGATACCCACCATCACCTGGCTGGAAAACGGGAACACC GTTTCAGGTGCTTCCGTGGAGGAGACGCTGGTGGGGGAGGTGGTTCTGTCCGTTCTGAAGGTGACGGTGAACAAGCCGGCGCTGTTCACCTGCCTGGCGTCCAACAGACACAACGCCGGAGCCAACACCGTCAAGGCCACCGCAAGAGTCACCGTGGAAG AGTGGAG acTCTATAAAGGTGTCACCGGCTACTGCAGCGCCTACCGCGGAGATGTCTGCCGCAACCTCCTGCGAGACGATTCGCTGGTTTTCTTTAACTCGTCCCTCTCGGACCCGGAGGACATGCAGGAGTACCTGGTCCAGAGCTGGTCGGGGGAGCTGGAAGGCCTCAGCTCGACGTGCGGCCCCGCCCTGCGCTCGCTGCTCTGCCACGCCTCCTTCCCCGACTGCAACCCCTCAGGGTTAGGCCCGGCACCGAAACCCATCTGCAG agagCACTGCATGGCGGTGAAGGAGCTGTACTGCCACAAGGAGTGGTCGGTGCTGGAGAGCAGCATTTTGTTCCAGCCGGGCCACTTCAGCTCCGGCATCGGGCCCCACACTCCCAGTTCACTGCTGCCCAAATGTCAGGCCCTACCCAGTCTACACTCCGACCCGGAGGCTTGCACATATGTGCCCTTTGTGG ACATCAAGAGAGATCAAATCACAA CAACATGTTACAATGACCGAGGCCGTTTCTACCAAGGCAGCGTGAACGTGACGAGGTCTGGGATCCCGTGTCAGCCATGGAGCCAAcag GTTCCCCACCAGCACCGCCTGTCTGTGGACGTCATCCCCGAGCTGAGGAGCTCAGACAGCCACTGCAGGAACCCGGGAGGAATCAGCGACAAGCCCTGGTGCTACACCTCCAATCCCAACATACGCTGGGAGTACTGTGCCGTGCTGCATTGTGGGGAGGCAGACACAGCACCAG tgacGAAGCCGGAGTCGCAGGGCCCCCGTCAGCCGGCTCGTCCCCCCCCCACGAGCCCGGTATCGTCTCCAGCCTACTCCATGTCCGTCATCGTCATCATCCTCACCGGAGTGGCAGCTGcagtcttcctcttcatcagctTCCTGGCCTGCCGCAGACGGAGGAAGCAATGTAGGAACCGAAAGAG AGCGATGGAGACGCCGACGCTGAGCGCTCTGCCgtcggagctgctgctggaccgACTCCACCCGAACCCCATGTACCAgagggttcctctgctgctcaacTCAAAGCTGCTGGCACTCGAGTACCCACGCAACAACATCCAATACGTGAGGGACATCGGAGAGGGAGCCTTCGGACGGGTCTTCCAAGCCAG ggCCCCGGCTCTGCGGCCCATGGAGACGTTCACCATGGTGGCTGTGAAGATGCTGAAGGAGGAGGCGTCGGCCGACATGCAGAACGACTTCCAGAGGGAGGCGGCGCTCATGGCCCAGTTTGACCATCCCAACATCGTGCGACTCCTCG GCGTGTGTGCGGTGGGCAAACCGATGTGCCTGATGTTCGAGTACATGGCGCACGGCGACCTCAACGAGTTCCTGCGCCGCCGCTCCCCGACCCAGTCGGTTCACACCCTGAGCTGCGCCAGCCTCTCGGGCCGCAGCTTCTCCACCGAGTCGGACGCGGGGCCGCTGGCCGGCGGCGAGCTGCTCTCCATCTCCAAGCAGATCGCCGCGGGCATGGCCTACCTGTCGGAGCGCAAGTTCGTGCACCGCGACCTGGCCACCCGCAACTGCCTGGTGCGCGAGGAGATGGTGGTGAAGATCGCAGACTTCGGCCTCTCCCGGAACATCTACTCGGCCGATTACTACAAAGCCAACGAGAATGACGCCATCCCGATTCGCTGGATGCCCCCGGAGTCCATCTTCTACAACCGCTACACCACCGAGTCGGACGTGTGGGCCTACGGCGTGGTGCTGTGGGAGATCTTCTCCCACGGCATGCAGCCGTACTACGGGATGGGCCACGAAGAGGTGATTTACTACGTGAGGGACGGACACATCCTGTCCTGTCCCGAGAACTGTCCCCTGGAGCTGTACAACCTGATGAGGCTCTGCTGGAGCACTCAGTCGGCGGACAGGCCCAGTTTCTGCAGCATACATCGGATAATGGAGCGAATGCATCAGAACATGATGAGCGTGAATGCTGAGGCCGAGGCCGACTGCTAA